A part of Caldisericota bacterium genomic DNA contains:
- a CDS encoding HDIG domain-containing protein — translation MVFDRDNLFGELRNRVRDENLIKHMLATEAVMRAIARRLGEDEEKWGITGLLHDIDYELTKDDPEKHSLIGAEWLKELGLPEDVVYAAKVHNERHGFPRKTPLDKSLYAVDPITGFIMAVGLVMPDKKLATVRVKSIKKKFKDKSFAAGASRDQMETCEEELGIPLNEFFEISLKAMQEIADELDL, via the coding sequence ATGGTATTTGACAGAGACAATCTTTTTGGTGAATTAAGAAATCGAGTAAGGGATGAAAATCTCATAAAACATATGCTTGCAACAGAAGCTGTTATGAGGGCTATTGCAAGAAGATTGGGCGAAGATGAGGAAAAATGGGGTATCACAGGATTATTGCACGATATCGATTACGAATTAACCAAAGACGACCCTGAAAAACACAGCTTAATAGGTGCAGAGTGGCTGAAAGAGCTAGGCCTTCCGGAGGACGTAGTTTATGCTGCAAAAGTACATAATGAAAGACATGGATTCCCCAGAAAGACGCCGTTAGATAAATCACTGTACGCTGTGGACCCAATTACTGGTTTCATCATGGCGGTTGGGTTGGTTATGCCTGACAAAAAATTGGCTACAGTACGAGTTAAATCTATAAAGAAAAAATTCAAAGACAAAAGTTTTGCAGCAGGTGCAAGCAGGGATCAGATGGAGACTTGCGAGGAAGAGCTTGGCATTCCCCTTAACGAGTTTTTTGAAATTTCACTTAAAGCAATGCAAGAGATAGCAGACGAGTTGGACTTATAG
- a CDS encoding DUF4912 domain-containing protein, with protein MNKKSYDEMNKKELLDVAKRYGIKGRHKMNKTKLVSAIKLRDKMKEKIAKSEGKIKRRKLDVSYGVNHLELLPKEPGNVYVHWKIVGKEKKSDIFLRLRNKGKTVLEIPVASYKGKGYLRVEEGKSLAASIGFKKGKRFVSVISSEEIVVPRSKPSAKKTTKWAYVNPNTGRIVKRQKKVQDKNTLEEKKKKTEKTAKTVKYIKIPKER; from the coding sequence ATGAATAAAAAAAGTTATGATGAAATGAATAAAAAAGAGCTTTTAGATGTGGCAAAGCGTTACGGAATAAAGGGAAGACACAAGATGAATAAAACAAAATTAGTGAGTGCAATTAAACTTAGAGATAAAATGAAAGAAAAAATTGCTAAAAGTGAAGGAAAAATAAAAAGAAGAAAACTTGATGTGAGCTACGGAGTGAATCATTTAGAGCTTCTTCCTAAAGAGCCCGGCAATGTTTATGTACACTGGAAGATTGTAGGCAAAGAAAAAAAATCAGACATCTTTCTTCGGCTAAGAAATAAGGGCAAGACAGTGCTTGAAATTCCCGTTGCCTCATACAAAGGTAAAGGATATTTGCGTGTTGAAGAAGGTAAGTCTTTAGCAGCTTCTATTGGGTTTAAAAAAGGAAAAAGGTTTGTTTCTGTCATTTCCTCCGAAGAGATTGTTGTTCCCCGCAGTAAGCCTTCGGCGAAGAAAACGACTAAATGGGCTTATGTGAATCCGAATACAGGGAGGATTGTGAAGAGGCAAAAGAAAGTACAAGACAAAAACACTCTTGAAGAAAAGAAAAAAAAGACCGAAAAAACTGCAAAGACAGTAAAATATATAAAAATTCCTAAAGAACGATGA
- a CDS encoding 1,4-alpha-glucan branching protein domain-containing protein: MKGKRGYLSIVLHSHLPFVKHPEHEFFLEENWLFEAISETYLPLYILFERLKREGIKFQLTISITPPLISMLTDPLLMRRYQRYLDSRLSFLRDEIIENKVNAREKEILLFYLDRFKELNYFFDVKLNRDILSGFKKFQEQGFLEIITCTATHEILPLELNERIREMQVEVGIEAYKRTFGRAPRGIWLGECAYTNGVEKILANNDIKFTFLDTHGILYAEPQPLYGVHAPIYSEEGVAFFGRDPEASKQVWSAKEGYPGDFNYREFYRDIGYEIPVEKVNKYLHPGGFRFDSGIKMHKITGNMPLGKKELYDREKAIKTANTHAGNFMFNIEKEAEYLLSIMDREPIIVAPFDTELFGHWWFEGPDFIESLLRKIYKYSDKIETITPFNYLKKYPTNQLSLPAPSTWGDGGYFSVWLNEKNDWVYSHLYMMGKRMIELAEKIITPDNTIERALTQMGRELLLAESSDWTFLITTGTASNYSIDRVKFHINAFNELYGEVKSNIIDKNLLEFLEERDSIFPFLNYRVFRRKK, from the coding sequence ATGAAAGGCAAGCGGGGATATCTCAGTATTGTATTGCACTCCCACCTTCCTTTTGTCAAGCATCCTGAGCATGAATTTTTCCTCGAGGAAAACTGGCTTTTTGAGGCAATTAGTGAGACGTATCTTCCGCTTTACATTTTGTTTGAAAGATTAAAAAGAGAAGGCATTAAATTCCAGCTCACAATATCCATAACCCCTCCACTTATTTCTATGTTAACAGATCCTTTACTTATGAGGCGGTACCAGCGCTATCTTGATAGTAGGCTATCTTTTTTGAGAGATGAAATTATAGAAAATAAAGTAAATGCAAGAGAAAAAGAGATTTTACTATTTTATTTGGATAGATTTAAGGAACTTAATTATTTTTTTGATGTAAAATTAAATAGAGATATTCTTTCAGGTTTTAAAAAGTTTCAAGAACAAGGATTTCTTGAAATAATTACTTGCACTGCAACGCATGAGATACTTCCTCTTGAGCTAAACGAGCGGATACGAGAAATGCAAGTTGAAGTTGGCATTGAAGCATATAAACGCACATTCGGACGTGCCCCCAGAGGAATATGGCTTGGCGAGTGTGCTTATACAAATGGCGTGGAAAAGATCCTTGCAAATAACGACATTAAATTTACTTTCCTTGATACACACGGTATTTTATATGCGGAACCCCAGCCACTATATGGCGTGCACGCGCCAATTTATTCTGAAGAAGGCGTTGCATTTTTTGGAAGAGACCCAGAAGCCTCAAAACAGGTATGGAGTGCAAAGGAAGGTTATCCTGGCGATTTTAACTACAGGGAATTTTACAGGGATATTGGGTATGAAATCCCGGTTGAAAAAGTAAACAAGTATCTACATCCCGGGGGATTTAGGTTTGATTCCGGCATTAAAATGCACAAGATTACCGGGAATATGCCGCTTGGCAAAAAAGAGCTGTACGATAGAGAAAAGGCCATTAAGACAGCAAATACTCATGCGGGTAATTTTATGTTCAACATAGAGAAGGAGGCGGAGTATCTGCTTAGCATTATGGACAGAGAGCCCATCATTGTTGCTCCGTTTGATACGGAGCTTTTTGGACACTGGTGGTTTGAAGGGCCAGATTTTATTGAATCTCTTTTGAGAAAAATCTATAAATATTCAGATAAGATTGAAACAATTACACCCTTTAATTATCTAAAAAAATATCCCACCAATCAATTGTCTCTCCCTGCTCCATCCACGTGGGGTGACGGAGGGTACTTTAGTGTTTGGCTCAACGAGAAAAATGATTGGGTGTATTCTCACCTTTATATGATGGGGAAAAGGATGATAGAACTGGCTGAGAAAATAATAACTCCTGACAATACTATTGAGCGGGCACTGACTCAGATGGGAAGAGAATTGCTTCTTGCTGAGAGTAGCGACTGGACATTTCTTATCACAACAGGAACTGCATCAAACTATTCGATAGATAGAGTAAAATTTCATATTAATGCATTTAATGAGCTTTACGGAGAAGTAAAAAGTAATATAATTGATAAAAATTTGCTGGAGTTTTTAGAAGAGAGAGACAGTATTTTTCCGTTTCTTAATTACAGAGTATTTCGGCGCAAAAAATAG